In Harmonia axyridis chromosome X, icHarAxyr1.1, whole genome shotgun sequence, a single window of DNA contains:
- the LOC123685762 gene encoding dihydropyrimidinase isoform X2 encodes MSTPVKKVPIHLQSAQNRLLIRYGKIVNEDGTTDDDIYIEDGVIKHIGKNLIIPGGTRVIDARGKYVMPGGIDPHTHFEFQFMGTCTADNYYQGTKAAVAGGTTFVVNFAIPDVGQSVLDAYYDARQRADPKVCCDYSLHMGVTSWSNKVEKDMEILTAEHGINSFKMFMTYSLMLNDEEIYSVFEKCKKLGALPMVHCENGLIIKKNAEKLLAQGITGPEGHELSRPEEVEAEAVNRACVIANQVKAPIYIDHVQSERSGKIIEERRSMGQIVFGAVTPSLIGVGGNPNDINLVSAPPIYSNPENASRLLGYLASDILQTTGSDHCTFTKSQKEMGKDDFRKIPNGVNGVEERMSVIWEKGVHSGIIDPNRFVAITSTNAAKIFNLYPRKGCIAVGSDADIVIWNPNATKVISAKTHNIAIELNVFEGMECHGVPEYVIVNGRVIVDDGHLKAVEGHGRYIETPVYAPYVYDVANADKIKPIRVEHIEDEISTQKKHFYVENTNMFPTPTLPESAVSTPGCKGARPEGQRNIQDSTFSISEELDLERKSCIRVKNPPGGKSSGFW; translated from the exons ATGAGTACCCCAGTAAAAAAAGTGCCCATTCATTTACAG agtGCCCAAAACCGCCTACTCATCCGATATGGCAAGATTGTAAATGAAGATGGAACAACTGATGATGATATTTATATAGAAGATGGCGTTATCAAACATAtaggaaaaaatttaatcattCCTGGAGGCACTAGAGTGATAGATGCCAGAGGAAAATATGTTATGCCAGGAGGTATTGATCCTCACacacattttgaatttcagtttatGGGTACATGTACAGCTGATAACTATTACCAAGGAACAAAAGCCGCTGTAGCTGGAGGAACAACCTTTGTTG TTAATTTTGCTATACCGGACGTGGGACAATCTGTCCTGGATGCCTATTATGATGCTAGGCAGAGGGCAGACCCTAAAGTGTGTTGCGACTATTCCCTTCACATGGGTGTAACTAGCTGGTCTAACAAGGTAGAGAAAGATATGGAAATTCTTACAGCTGAACATGGCATAAACTCATTCAAAATGTTCATGACATATTCCCTGATGTTGAATGATGAAGaaatttattcagtttttgagaaatgtaaaaaattagGTGCTCTTCCTATGGTGCATTGTGAAAATGGTTTAATCATCAAAAAGAATGCAGAGAAATTACTTGCTCAAGGTATTACGGGACCTGAGGGCCATGAACTTTCTCGGCCTGAAGAAGTGGAAGCAGAAGCTGTCAATAGAGCTTGTGTTATTGCAAATCAG GTAAAAGCACCGATTTATATTGATCATGTACAATCAGAAAGATcaggaaaaataattgaagagcGACGATCAATGGGACAAATAGTATTTGGAGCTGTTACACCATCCTTAATTGGTGTAGGGGGAAATCCTAATGATATCAATTTGGTATCAGCTCCTCCAATATACTCTAATCCTGAAAATGCTAGCAGGCTTTTGGGATATCTTGCCTC agaTATCTTACAAACTACCGGAAGTGACCATTGTACCTTCACCAAATCTCAAAAAGAGATGGGAAAAGACGATTTTAGAAAAATCCCAAATGGTGTGAATGGTGTTGAAGAGAGAATGTCTGTCATATGGGAAAAAGGTGTTCATTCGGGAATTATAGATCCTAATAGATTTGTAGCCATTACTAGTACAAATGCtgccaaaatattcaatttatacCCAAGAAAAGGATGTATTGCAGTTGGATCTGATGCAGATATTGTTATATGGAATCCGAATGCAACAAAAGTCATTTCTGCTAAAACACATAATATAGCAATTGAACTCAATGTTTTTGAG ggAATGGAATGCCATGGTGTTCCAGAATATGTCATTGTTAATGGAAGAGTTATAGTCGACGACGGTCATCTAAAAGCAGTAGAAGGTCATGGAAGATACATTGAAACTCCAGTATATGCCCCATATGTTTATGATGTTGCAAACGCAGATAAAATCAAGCCAATCAGAGTGGAACATATTGAGGATGAGATATCAACACAAAAGAAG cattTCTATGTGGAAAATACAAATATGTTTCCTACACCTACTCTACCTGAATCAGCTGTATCAACACCAGGTTGTAAAGGTGCACGACCAGAAGGTCAAAGGAATATTCAGGATTCAACATTTTCCATAAGTG AGGAATTGGATTTGGAAAGAAAGTCTTGCATTCGTGTTAAAAACCCACCTGGTGGAAAGTCATCTGGCTTTTGGTGA
- the LOC123685762 gene encoding dihydropyrimidinase isoform X1, translated as MSTPVKKVPIHLQSAQNRLLIRYGKIVNEDGTTDDDIYIEDGVIKHIGKNLIIPGGTRVIDARGKYVMPGGIDPHTHFEFQFMGTCTADNYYQGTKAAVAGGTTFVVNFAIPDVGQSVLDAYYDARQRADPKVCCDYSLHMGVTSWSNKVEKDMEILTAEHGINSFKMFMTYSLMLNDEEIYSVFEKCKKLGALPMVHCENGLIIKKNAEKLLAQGITGPEGHELSRPEEVEAEAVNRACVIANQVDTPLYIVHVMSKSAGLALDAARKKSSKKVFGETLAAGVACDGSHCSHECFDHAAGYILSPPLRPDTTTPKTLMNFLAQDILQTTGSDHCTFTKSQKEMGKDDFRKIPNGVNGVEERMSVIWEKGVHSGIIDPNRFVAITSTNAAKIFNLYPRKGCIAVGSDADIVIWNPNATKVISAKTHNIAIELNVFEGMECHGVPEYVIVNGRVIVDDGHLKAVEGHGRYIETPVYAPYVYDVANADKIKPIRVEHIEDEISTQKKHFYVENTNMFPTPTLPESAVSTPGCKGARPEGQRNIQDSTFSISEELDLERKSCIRVKNPPGGKSSGFW; from the exons ATGAGTACCCCAGTAAAAAAAGTGCCCATTCATTTACAG agtGCCCAAAACCGCCTACTCATCCGATATGGCAAGATTGTAAATGAAGATGGAACAACTGATGATGATATTTATATAGAAGATGGCGTTATCAAACATAtaggaaaaaatttaatcattCCTGGAGGCACTAGAGTGATAGATGCCAGAGGAAAATATGTTATGCCAGGAGGTATTGATCCTCACacacattttgaatttcagtttatGGGTACATGTACAGCTGATAACTATTACCAAGGAACAAAAGCCGCTGTAGCTGGAGGAACAACCTTTGTTG TTAATTTTGCTATACCGGACGTGGGACAATCTGTCCTGGATGCCTATTATGATGCTAGGCAGAGGGCAGACCCTAAAGTGTGTTGCGACTATTCCCTTCACATGGGTGTAACTAGCTGGTCTAACAAGGTAGAGAAAGATATGGAAATTCTTACAGCTGAACATGGCATAAACTCATTCAAAATGTTCATGACATATTCCCTGATGTTGAATGATGAAGaaatttattcagtttttgagaaatgtaaaaaattagGTGCTCTTCCTATGGTGCATTGTGAAAATGGTTTAATCATCAAAAAGAATGCAGAGAAATTACTTGCTCAAGGTATTACGGGACCTGAGGGCCATGAACTTTCTCGGCCTGAAGAAGTGGAAGCAGAAGCTGTCAATAGAGCTTGTGTTATTGCAAATCAG GTAGATACCCCACTATATATTGTGCATGTTATGAGTAAGTCAGCAGGTTTGGCTTTAGATGCAGCACGCAAAAAATCTAGTAAGAAAGTCTTTGGTGAAACTTTAGCTGCAGGTGTTGCCTGTGATGGTTCGCATTGTAGCCATGAATGTTTTGATCACGCTGCTGGTTACATTCTAAGTCCACCTCTGAGACCAGACACAACTACACCAAAGACTCTTATGAATTTCTTAGCACa agaTATCTTACAAACTACCGGAAGTGACCATTGTACCTTCACCAAATCTCAAAAAGAGATGGGAAAAGACGATTTTAGAAAAATCCCAAATGGTGTGAATGGTGTTGAAGAGAGAATGTCTGTCATATGGGAAAAAGGTGTTCATTCGGGAATTATAGATCCTAATAGATTTGTAGCCATTACTAGTACAAATGCtgccaaaatattcaatttatacCCAAGAAAAGGATGTATTGCAGTTGGATCTGATGCAGATATTGTTATATGGAATCCGAATGCAACAAAAGTCATTTCTGCTAAAACACATAATATAGCAATTGAACTCAATGTTTTTGAG ggAATGGAATGCCATGGTGTTCCAGAATATGTCATTGTTAATGGAAGAGTTATAGTCGACGACGGTCATCTAAAAGCAGTAGAAGGTCATGGAAGATACATTGAAACTCCAGTATATGCCCCATATGTTTATGATGTTGCAAACGCAGATAAAATCAAGCCAATCAGAGTGGAACATATTGAGGATGAGATATCAACACAAAAGAAG cattTCTATGTGGAAAATACAAATATGTTTCCTACACCTACTCTACCTGAATCAGCTGTATCAACACCAGGTTGTAAAGGTGCACGACCAGAAGGTCAAAGGAATATTCAGGATTCAACATTTTCCATAAGTG AGGAATTGGATTTGGAAAGAAAGTCTTGCATTCGTGTTAAAAACCCACCTGGTGGAAAGTCATCTGGCTTTTGGTGA
- the LOC123685762 gene encoding dihydropyrimidinase isoform X3, with the protein MSAQNRLLIRYGKIVNEDGTTDDDIYIEDGVIKHIGKNLIIPGGTRVIDARGKYVMPGGIDPHTHFEFQFMGTCTADNYYQGTKAAVAGGTTFVVNFAIPDVGQSVLDAYYDARQRADPKVCCDYSLHMGVTSWSNKVEKDMEILTAEHGINSFKMFMTYSLMLNDEEIYSVFEKCKKLGALPMVHCENGLIIKKNAEKLLAQGITGPEGHELSRPEEVEAEAVNRACVIANQVDTPLYIVHVMSKSAGLALDAARKKSSKKVFGETLAAGVACDGSHCSHECFDHAAGYILSPPLRPDTTTPKTLMNFLAQDILQTTGSDHCTFTKSQKEMGKDDFRKIPNGVNGVEERMSVIWEKGVHSGIIDPNRFVAITSTNAAKIFNLYPRKGCIAVGSDADIVIWNPNATKVISAKTHNIAIELNVFEGMECHGVPEYVIVNGRVIVDDGHLKAVEGHGRYIETPVYAPYVYDVANADKIKPIRVEHIEDEISTQKKHFYVENTNMFPTPTLPESAVSTPGCKGARPEGQRNIQDSTFSISEELDLERKSCIRVKNPPGGKSSGFW; encoded by the exons ATG agtGCCCAAAACCGCCTACTCATCCGATATGGCAAGATTGTAAATGAAGATGGAACAACTGATGATGATATTTATATAGAAGATGGCGTTATCAAACATAtaggaaaaaatttaatcattCCTGGAGGCACTAGAGTGATAGATGCCAGAGGAAAATATGTTATGCCAGGAGGTATTGATCCTCACacacattttgaatttcagtttatGGGTACATGTACAGCTGATAACTATTACCAAGGAACAAAAGCCGCTGTAGCTGGAGGAACAACCTTTGTTG TTAATTTTGCTATACCGGACGTGGGACAATCTGTCCTGGATGCCTATTATGATGCTAGGCAGAGGGCAGACCCTAAAGTGTGTTGCGACTATTCCCTTCACATGGGTGTAACTAGCTGGTCTAACAAGGTAGAGAAAGATATGGAAATTCTTACAGCTGAACATGGCATAAACTCATTCAAAATGTTCATGACATATTCCCTGATGTTGAATGATGAAGaaatttattcagtttttgagaaatgtaaaaaattagGTGCTCTTCCTATGGTGCATTGTGAAAATGGTTTAATCATCAAAAAGAATGCAGAGAAATTACTTGCTCAAGGTATTACGGGACCTGAGGGCCATGAACTTTCTCGGCCTGAAGAAGTGGAAGCAGAAGCTGTCAATAGAGCTTGTGTTATTGCAAATCAG GTAGATACCCCACTATATATTGTGCATGTTATGAGTAAGTCAGCAGGTTTGGCTTTAGATGCAGCACGCAAAAAATCTAGTAAGAAAGTCTTTGGTGAAACTTTAGCTGCAGGTGTTGCCTGTGATGGTTCGCATTGTAGCCATGAATGTTTTGATCACGCTGCTGGTTACATTCTAAGTCCACCTCTGAGACCAGACACAACTACACCAAAGACTCTTATGAATTTCTTAGCACa agaTATCTTACAAACTACCGGAAGTGACCATTGTACCTTCACCAAATCTCAAAAAGAGATGGGAAAAGACGATTTTAGAAAAATCCCAAATGGTGTGAATGGTGTTGAAGAGAGAATGTCTGTCATATGGGAAAAAGGTGTTCATTCGGGAATTATAGATCCTAATAGATTTGTAGCCATTACTAGTACAAATGCtgccaaaatattcaatttatacCCAAGAAAAGGATGTATTGCAGTTGGATCTGATGCAGATATTGTTATATGGAATCCGAATGCAACAAAAGTCATTTCTGCTAAAACACATAATATAGCAATTGAACTCAATGTTTTTGAG ggAATGGAATGCCATGGTGTTCCAGAATATGTCATTGTTAATGGAAGAGTTATAGTCGACGACGGTCATCTAAAAGCAGTAGAAGGTCATGGAAGATACATTGAAACTCCAGTATATGCCCCATATGTTTATGATGTTGCAAACGCAGATAAAATCAAGCCAATCAGAGTGGAACATATTGAGGATGAGATATCAACACAAAAGAAG cattTCTATGTGGAAAATACAAATATGTTTCCTACACCTACTCTACCTGAATCAGCTGTATCAACACCAGGTTGTAAAGGTGCACGACCAGAAGGTCAAAGGAATATTCAGGATTCAACATTTTCCATAAGTG AGGAATTGGATTTGGAAAGAAAGTCTTGCATTCGTGTTAAAAACCCACCTGGTGGAAAGTCATCTGGCTTTTGGTGA
- the LOC123685981 gene encoding U-scoloptoxin(16)-Ssd1a-like, with translation MKVLFLFFFLCLSTFAHAWVARGQTDSEKMKGHPNECWVEDIGYIASGRTMRLPKQCAEVSCEQNGSYSITGCIVVNVEPPCKVDKGDLSKPYPDCCFEIQCPKKSGQKN, from the exons ATGAAAGtgctatttctattttttttcttgtgcCTATCAACTTTTGCTCATGCATGGGTTGCAAGGGGTCAAACTGATAGTGAAAAAATGAAAG GTCATCCAAATGAATGCTGGGTTGAAGATATTGGTTATATTGCCTCTGGGAGAACTATGAGATTGCCAAAACAATGTGCTGAAGTATCTTGTGAACAGAACGGCTCATACTCCATAActgg GTGTATTGTAGTCAATGTCGAGCCACCTTGTAAAGTGGACAAAGGTGATCTATCAAAGCCATATCCAGATTGTTGCTTCGAAATCCAATGTCCCAAAAAATCtggacaaaaaaattga